In a single window of the Nicotiana tomentosiformis chromosome 10, ASM39032v3, whole genome shotgun sequence genome:
- the LOC138900639 gene encoding uncharacterized protein — translation MSNLSKLEFVALDITGKNYLSWVLDAKIHLDAKGLGNTIIQENEASNQDKAKAMIFLRHHLHKGLKTEYLTVKDPLELWINLKDRYDHLKLTVLPKARYEWIHLRLQDFKTVSEYNSAIFKVSSLLKLCGDTITDEDLLEKIFSTFHASNVVLQQQYRKNSFKKYSELITCLLVAEQNNTLLMKNYEARPTGSAPFPEVNVVAAYDKSERKQNNYRGRGHSRGRGRGRGRNNYRYYGGSKQENNKSSQINPSKGKISMCHRCGMKGHWARICRTPDYFVKLYQASLRKKENNVEAHLTFQNNDDEVGPSNKYDF, via the coding sequence ATGTCAAACTTGTCAAAGCTTGAATTTGTGGCACTAGACATTACCGGGAAGAATTATTTATCATGGGTCCTTGATGCTAAAATTCACCTTGACGCTAAAGGTCTTGGAAATACTATTATACAAGAAAATGAGGCATCAAATCAGGATAAAGCAAAGGCCATGATTTTCCTTCGTCATCATCTACATAAAGGGTTAAAAACTGAGTATTTAACTGTAAAAGATCCACTTGAGTTATGGATTAATTTGAAGGATCGATATGACCACCTAAAACTTACGGTATTACCGAAAGCTCGGTATGAATGGATACATTTAAGGTTGCAAGACTTTAAAACCGTAAGTGAGTATAATTCGGCTATCTTTAAAGTAAGTTCTCTATTAAAATTATGTGGAGACACTATCACAGATGAGGActtattagaaaaaatattttctacttttCACGCTTCAAATGTGGTGCTACAACAGCAATACCGTAAAAACAGTTTTAAGAAATATTCTGAGTTAATCACATGCCTACTTGTGGCAGAGCAGAATAATACTCTATTAATGAAAAATTATGAAGCCCGTCCCACTGGGTCAGCACCATTCCCGGAAGTGAATGTTGTAGCAGCATATGATAAGTctgaaagaaaacaaaataattaccgTGGTCGTGGACATAGTCGTGGACGTGGACGTGGCAGGGGACGAAATAATTATCGTTATTATGGTGGAAGTAAACAGGAGAATAATAAGAGTTCTCAAATTAATCCTTCAAAAGGTAAAATTAGTATGTGTCACCGATGTGGTATGAAAGGTCATTGGGCACGCATTTGTCGTACGCCAGAttattttgtcaaactttatcaagcctcccttagaaagaaagaaaataatgtgGAGGCACACTTGACCTTTCAAAATAATGATGATGAAGTAGGTCCCTCAAACAAATATGATTTCTGA